The Psychrobacter sp. 28M-43 genome segment AACTCAAATGGGAGCACTTACGTCGTCAGTTAGATAATACTAGCGAAGCGAATAATGACAAAGGCATGAGGATAGATGTGTTGCAACAGTATTCCGCTATTAGCAATAAGGACTTAATGTTTCCTAACCTACCAAGTAATGTGCAGTCGCCGAACGCTAGCAATAGTATTGATTTACGAAAGTATGCTCCAGAGCTGCTGCAATATTACCAAGATGGTAATGGCACGGCAGTAGGTAAGATGGTCTTTAACATGTTGCCGATGGTCAGAGAGCGTATTGGTTCGGTTGAGTAACTGATTAGAGTATTAATTAGTAGATAGAAAGCATTATTAGTTTTTGAACAGAATAATTTTACATTAAAAAAAGCGCACCTATTAACGGCGCGCTTTTTCATTTTATACGTATACAGCTAGGTAAAATAACACTTTTCCGAAGTGGTTTATTACATACCTTGATGCTGTTTGTCATGGCCTTTACGGTCTTTTGAGTGCTTACGACCTTTTTCTTGTCTCTCTGACTTCATCTGTTCCATCTTTGCACGTTGCTCAGCAGTCAACACTTGAGCGATGGCGTGTTGTGTTTGTACACGTTCGATAAAGCGTTGCTTTTCTTTTGCCGCACGTTGATCAGCCAGACGGTTTAAAGCAGTAGTATTCAAAGTGCTGGCATTGGTCAACGCTTGTATTTGCTGATCCATTTGCGCGCGTTCTGCTTGATGTTCTGCACGGTCAGCAGTGCGATCGCCACGTTTGTTTTGCATGATGGCTTTGATTTGCGCTTGCTGTGTCGCTGTTAGATCCAGTTTTGACATTGGGCCTCTCATCTCACTTTTTTTCATGCCATCTTTGTGGTTCTTTTGCATTTGCGCAGTTGGCGTTGTATCAGTGGTTGCATTCACACTAGTGCAAGCGGTCACGGTAAATATGCTAGAAGCTGCTAATACTGAGCCTAATAGTAATTTTTTCATCATAATATCCTTGATTACATTGAGTTCGATTTAATAAACACTAAATTTTTATCTCGCAAGTACCATCTGTTGAACGTTATCGCTCGTTATGGTCAGCCATCTTAGAAATGCAATACTTGCTGTTGATAGGAGTATATTACGACAGTTAAAGGTTACGAACATTTATGAAGTATTAAGAAAGGTAACGTTTCTGGTGAATTGGCAAGTGTTTGCCTGATAATATGTTTAACTACAGTCTACCGACAATAAAAATACCACGGCGGCAATCTCGCTAGCCATATTACAGTGACACTTGTACGTGGACTTATTGCGTCATGATTACTATAGAGTGCTTGGATTGAATAGAGATAAATAGAAATTAAAGGAGAGAAGCATGCCAAACATCCTGATAGGCGATGACGATGAAGAGTTAACTCAGTTATTGCAAGAGTACTTGGACAATCACGGCATTCGCTGTGACTGCGTACATGATGGTGCAGCAGTCATACAACGACTCAAAGCAGTGGCACACGAAGATACGGTTTATGATTTACTCGTACTCGATATTATGATGCCGAAACTAGATGGTCTGAGCGTCCTGCGCCAATTACCAAATATTATCGATATTCCAGTCATTATGCTGACGGCAAAAGGGGAGGAGATTGATCGTATTATTGGTCTAGAGCTTGGGGCTGATGATTATATCACCAAACCTTGTAACCCTAGAGAGCTGCTAGCGCGTATCAATGCAGTGATTAAACGTACCAATACGACCGCATCAGAGCATACTCCGTTGCCAGAGAGTCGTTTGCATCTCGATCAAAACCAACGTGCCTGTCAGATAGATGGGGTGACGCTACAAGTCACTGGTACAGAGTTTGATTTGCTCGTGGCCTTGCTCAAACAAAAAGGGGAAGTGGTAAGTAAAGCATGGTTGTCAGAAAATGTCTTGCAGCGTGAGTTGCAGCCATTTGACCGTAGCCTCGATGTACACGTATCTCGCTTACGCAAAAAACTTCAACCTTTCCACGATGAGCCAATAAAAGCGGTGCGTGGAAAAGGTTATCAACTGGTGCTGTAATGACGGACATATCGATGAAAGCTTCTGAGCAGACCTTCAAAAAAGCACCTAAGTTTAAGGTGCGCGTCACCTTGTTTTGGCGTCTGTTTCTGAGCCTGTTATTGACGATTTTAATCACTTCTGTATTGTCTATCGTGGTAGAGCGCTGGTTGGCTGAAAAAGAGCTGACCTCTCGTATGGACGTGCAAATCGATAGCCTATTGATAAAGCGTGAAGAGATGGTCGCGTCACTACGGACTGGTAATGTAGAGTCTGTCAGGCAGATGTATCGTCAAGATCGCCAGTTGATGAATCAAATCAGAGTCTATGATGAGCAGGGCGCTATTATCTTCCCGCGTTACCGTGATAAAGACGGTCGGCAAGGGCAGCTGCAAAATGGTCGGCAAACAATGGATCGTGCGATACAACCGTTGCAGCAAATACCGTCTAGACCGCCTAGAGTAGATAATAATGCGTATGGTGTAGAAGGTCGCAATGCTGACAATAGACTGCGTGAGCACGACAATGAGATACCAAAAGAGGAGCCGTCTTTTTGGCAAGAATTCTTAAAGCCAAGAACGGCAAGTAGTGCAGCAGTAGCTGATATCGATACTCGTCCTGAATTGGCCGATATGTCTGTTGAATTACCTGATGGTCAGTCAATCATCATACAGTTACGTCCGCATTTGCGTTTTTCAGACGTGGTAGAGATACAGCACGGTAATTTCCCAATACGTTTGCTATTGATCGTTATCTTTAGTGTATTGGTCTGCATATGGCTCAGTCGTACGTTAACCCAGCGAATTGGCCGTGTACAAAATACCGTACACCGTATGATTGATGGTAATTATCAAGCCAACCCAGAACTGTCCAAGATGGGCGATGATGAGTTGGGGCTATTAGCCAAGGACGTTGCTCATCTGTCAACGAGGCTCATCGATAGTGAGCTGGCACGCAAGCAAATGCTCAGTGATATCTCACATGAGCTGCGTTCGCCACTTGCTCGTCTGGATGTCGCGACTGAGCTGACTCGAGATTTTGCGCCCAATGCCAATCGTTATCTAGACCGTATCGATAAAGAATCTACACGAATGAATGAGCTAATTGAGCAAATCATTCATATTCAATCCCTGCAAATGCAGCAATATACCGTTGATAACTTAGAGAGTGAGGCAGTCGATATATCTGACATTATTAGTAATATCGGAGAGGATGTCTGCTTTGAGTTTCAACATAAAGACGTACATTGGCAATGGCAACCGCCTGAAGCCTCAGCGTTGGATGATTTGGAAGGATTTTGGACAGTACAAGGTAATGCAGAGCAGTTGTATAGCGCGCTTGAAAATGTCATTCGCAATGCTTTTATGCACACGGCAGCGGGTTCGACAGTGATTGCGGAAATAAAGGCAATACAAATGGACAATAAGGCACCAGCTGTTCAAATTAATATAACAGACGAAGGCGGCGGTGTCGCAGAAAAAGACTTAGAACGTATTTTTCATCCCTTTGTGCGGCTCGATACTGCTCGGCATCGTGATACTGGCGGCTATGGTCTTGGATTGGCTATTGTTCATGCTGTAGTTATGGCGCATAAAGGATATATCAATGCTCATAACCGTCAAGATGGTATCCAAGGGTTGGTGGTTCAAATAGTGCTACCTAGCAGATAAAAAGATAAATAATGCAGAAATAATTTATGTAACCAATATGCGCTTATCATGTATTTGTAATGTGTATAAGCGCATATTTAGTAATAGATAAAAGCTGACTCTTTTTAAAACCGACGTAATTTATTATAAATAGACAAAAATTAAAAGTATTTATATTCGTTTATATGAATATAATAGACAAACGGTATCAAAACACGGATGAAAGGCATTGTCTCTCTGTATATATTCGGTAATACTAATATATACAGAGAGTGATAAAGATTATACAAAACAGAACGTCTTATTCCTTAAAGACTACTACAACTATTATTTGAACAAGGTCTCGTTATTATAAGCTTATAACCCGTTTTATTTTGTCACATCGTCTCTCTGACATAGATCTTATCTCTGATTTTTTAAATCTGACAAGTCTGTAAGGGAGTACGCATCATGAACCGCATTTATAAAGTCATCTGGAATGAAGCCTTAAGTTGTTTTACCGCCGTTGGTGAATACGCGAAGGGACGTGGCAAATCTTCCAAAACTAGCGTTAGCTCTAACGCTACCATCAATACAACGTCTAACCTGTCCGTTATCCATACGTTACGTCTGAGCACTATAGCGCTTGGGCTACTAGCGGCTGGCTTTAGCATGCAGGCGAATGCATTGGGTACTTACTTTGCTGGAGACGATCCAACAACTAGAATACATACCAACTCATTCTTTCATCAAACACTAACGGTGCAGGGTGGAGAGACGGTCATTGGCGATCCCAATACCAAAAATATCAGCGTGACTGCTAGTAGGCGTGATAAAGCGCTAACGATAAAGCTCGATGAAAATGTCGACTTAGGCGCTGATGGCAGTCTCAAAACGGGTGATACCTTAGTCGATAATTCTGGCATTAAGATTACAGCCATAAATCCAGCCAATAGTGTCATTTTGAGCAGTAGTGGCCTAAACAATGGTAATAACAAAATCACCAATGTATCCAATGGTGCTGTGATAGCAGGGAGTAAAGATGCAGTTAATGGCTCGCAGCTATACAGATTGGTCAACATAGTTAAAGACAATAAAACCAAATATTATAGTGTTGACTCTGAAGCTATTGGTAATGCCAACAACGATGGCGCAACAGGTTATAACGCTATGGCCATGGGTGGCAACGCAAAGGCAACTGGCAGCCAAACCATCGCTATTGGTAGCTCTGAATTTGGACAACAGACGCTGGCAAGTGGTGAACAATCTATTGCTATTGGTGCCAATGTCGTTTCAAGAGGCGGCTCTTCTATTGCCATCGGTGGCGATGACCTAAACTTAGCATCGATATACAATATCGACGGTAGTATCACTAGCACTGATCTAAACAGTGGTACAGTCAATACGGTTTTTAATGAATATGCGGGTCGAGATCTACTGGATGCAAGCGACCCATATACAGGAAATACTGAATCGGGCGGGGCAGCTTCCATAGCAATTGGTGTCAAAGCTCGTACGGCGGGTCATCTTGCAACTGCAATAGGTACGCATGCGAATGCTGCTGCAACCGCGTCATCAGCGTTCGGTGTGGCTGCCTCTGCTACTGAAAAAGGGGCCGTGGCACTGGGTGCTGGCGCTCAGTCTAATGCTCAAGATGGTGTGGCACTAGGATCGCAATCTGTGGCTAACGTTGCAGGTGGTGCGGTTGGGTTTGCTCCAACAAGTGCTAGTGTCGTAGACAAAGCAGCTATTACCGCAACTAATAGTACAGGCCTTGGTGCAGTTTCTGTTGGTAGCTCTACTAATGGTACTCGCCAAATTGTTAATGTCGCAGCAGGTACTCAAAACAGTGATGCAGTAAACGTATCTCAATTAAAAGCATTAGATACTATCGTTGCTGGCATTGATTTCCCTATTCGTTCTAGCAGTGCACAGCCATACACCACGTCAGTAACAGGTACTGATGCTCTTGCCGTTGGCTCGAATGCCAATGCAAAAGGTAATAATGCAACCGCTGTTGGAGAGAGCGCATTTGCAAACGCAAATGCAACCGTTATCGGTGAAGGCGCAAGATCTTCGTTCAACGGCTTTGCTGGTGGTCAGGAGGCCAAAGCGGGTGTTAATTCAGTGGCGATAGGTCAAAGAGCCACAAACGGAACCGCAAGTCGTGCGGTTGCGATAGGCTATGAAGCAAAAGCAACTGCCCAAGACACTATTGCACTTGGTCTTGATGCACGAGCTGAAGCGTTAGGTAGTATTGCACTAGGTAAAGGTTCTAGAGCAAATGCTCTAAACAGCGTGGCTTTAGGTCAAAACTCTATTGGGGCGGTACAAAGCGGTGCATCTTTCTTAACCAATGTTGCGGCTGATGCCAATAACGGCACCGTCTCAGTAGGCGCTGTTGCAAGCGAACGTCGTATCGTTAACGTTGCAGGTGGTTCAGCAGATACGGATGCAGTGAACGTATCTCAGCTAAAAGTGGTTACAGAAACAGCCAATAGAGGCTGGGATATCAGCGCACAAGGTGATAGTGCTACCGCAAGTACGGTAGAACCTGGCGACTCAGTTGACTTCAATAGTAAAAACAGCAATATCACTGTTTCTAAAGACACTATTAATAATGATGTCTCGTTCGAACTCAACAATAACTTAGACCTAGGTAATAACGGTAGTGTAGAAATGGGCTCAAGCTCTCCATTCGGTTTTGGTGATACAACGACACTTGATCGTTCTGGTCTTAAAACAGGTAACTCATACCTTAGTACTACCGTTGATGGCTTAGGTGTTAAAACGGGGAATAGGTTTGTTAACACAAATGTTAGTAGTTTAGGCGTCGCTGTATCAACGCCATTTTCTAAAACTCTTCTATCTAGTAATGGTCTCAATATTATTGGTGGTCCAAGCGTAACAAAATCTGGTGGTATCAACGCTGGTAACAAAAAGATTATCAATGTTGATAACGGTGAAGACCCAAATGATGCTGTCAATGTCAGTCAGCTAAGTAGCTCGTCTGCCGCTGCCAGAACCAAAGTCTTAAAGGGAACCAATGTTTCTAGTGTTGATTTCTCAATCGACAGTGACACAGGACAAGATGTTTATACTGTTAATGCTAATGGTGCTAAAACCTCAGCAGGATCTGCAGCTGTCACAGTTACTGCAGGTGAAAAAGACTTAGCGACTAACACGACCGATTATGCCGTTGACTTAAGTGCCGATAGTAAAGCCAGTCTAGTTAAAGCAGACAGTGCCATGCAGACTATTATTGCCCAAATAGATGGCGTTAATGTCAAAACGCTCAATAAAACGGATAATAAGGCTAACTTCCTAACGGGAGATAACATTGTTCTTAGTGCTGAGGATGGCGGTATTAAAATCGCTACAAAAGAGGATGTCACTTTCACTAGTGCCAGCTTTGCTAATAGTACAGTTCGTTTGAGTAGTGAAGGTCTTGATAATGGCGGCAACAGAATCATCAATGTAGATGATGGTGATGCGCCTATGGACGCTGTCAACGTCAGGCAGCTAAACGTCGTGACAGAAACTGCTAATAGAGGTTGGGATATTAGTGCACAAGGTAATAGTGCTACCGCAAGTACGGTAGAACCTGGCGACTCAGTTGACTTCAATAGTAAAAACAGCAATATCACTGTCTCCAAAACAGCTAACAACAATGATGTCTCGTTCGAACTCAACAACAACTTAGACCTAGGTAATAATGGTAGTGTAGAAATGGGTTCAAGCTCTCCATTCGGTCTTGGTAATACAACGACACTTGATCGCTCTGGCCTCAAAACAGGTAACGTATTATCTAGTACTACCGTTGATGGCTTAGGTGTTAGAACGGGTAATGCACTGGCTAGTACATCAGTTAATGGCTTAGGAGTATTTGTGAATGGTCCACTAGGTATTCCTAGAACTGTTCTAACCATGGATGGTTTAACAATTATCGGTGGTCCAAGCGTAACAAGATCTGGTGGTATCAACGCTGGTAATAGAAGGGTTGTCAATGTTGATAACGGTGAAGACCCAAATGATGCTGTCAATGTCAGTCAGCTCAATAGTGCCTCCGCTGCCGCTAAAACAGAGGTCGCCGCAGGTACTAATATTGCGGGTGTTGTGAAGTCTACAGGTGGTAACGGTCAAGATGTCTATACTGTTAATGCGGATGGTGTGACTGCTTCAGCAGGATCTGCAGCTGTCACAGTTACTGCAGGTGAAAAAGATGATACAACTAACACGACCGATTATGCTATTGACTTAAGTGCTGATAGCAAAGCCAGTCTGGTAAAAGCGGACAGTGCCATGCAGACCATTGTTGCTCAAATAGATGGCGTTGACGTTAAAACGCTTAACCAAACGGACAATACGGCTAATTTCCTAACAGGAGATAACATTGTTCTCACTGCTGAGGATGGTGGTATTAAAGTCGCTACAGCAGAGGATGTCACTTTCACTAGTGCCAGTTTTGCTGATAGTACAGTTCGTGTGAGTGGTGAAGGTCTTGATAATGGTGGCAATAGAATCGTCAATGTAGATGATGGTCAGGGAGATACAGATGCCGTCAATGTTAGACAATTAAATGCAACCAACAATACAGTGGACCTAGGACTGAACTTCACAGGAGATGATACAACCGTTGTCGTCAATCGCAAGTTGGGTCAAACGTTGACACTCCAAGGAGGCGCGACAGAGTTAACTGAGAACAATATCGGTGTGATCGCTGATGAAGAGGGCAATCTAAATGTTAGATTGGCTGAAGATGTCATGCTTGGTAAAAACGGTAGCGTGAGAATGGAAAGCACGGTGCTTAACAATGCAGGCGTCACCATCACTGATGGTCCTAATCAGACCATTACGTTAAGCAACGAAGGTCTTGATAATGGTAATAATAGAATTATCAAAGTTGATAAGGGAATTGCCCCAACCGATGCCGTAAACTTTGCACAGCTCACTATGACTAATGATGAAATCGCTAAAGGCATCAAAATTGGTGACGGCAATAGTGCCAATGATCAGCAATTTTCGCTAGGCGATACCATCAATGTCACAGGAGATAACAATCTGACTACTGTCGCTTCTGCGACTGGCGTCCAAGTGAAACTGAATAATCAGTTAGACCTCGGAGATGATGGCAGTATACAGATAGGCAATAGTATCATGAGTGATGCAGGCTTTACCTTCGTTGGAAATGGCGTGAATAGAATGGTTTCGCAGGTCTCATTGAGTAGCCGTGGTCTAGACAATGGAGGCAACACCATTCGCAACGTTGGGGAAGGTGTGCTAAATACGGATGCTGTCAATGTTGGGCAGTTAAAAGATGTCGCCATTGCCTTAGATCAAGGTTGGGGCATCACCGCTCAAGGTGATATCGCTACGATGGTAAAACAAGGAGATGCTGTCGACCTCAGTAGTAAAGACGGTAATATCAAGGTATCTAGGAAATCAGTGAGTGATGTGGCTGCTTTCGATAGTAGTCCATCACTACAAGCTGTAGCCATACCTACCAATGCTAATGACATTAGCTTTGATTTGAACCCAGATATTACTTTGAATAGCGTAACCACTGGTGGTACGGTTATGAATGATAATGGACTGACCATTGCAGGTGGCCCAAGCATCACGAAAAGTGGTATTGATGCCGCTAATACCAAAATTACCAACGTTCAAAATGGGGAAGTTTCGGCGACAAGTCAGGACGCTATAAATGGTGGTCAGCTTTATGCCCAAGGAACTGGTATCAGCAGTATTATCGGTGGTGACACTGTTTACAATGCCGAAGATGGTACTTTCATCAACAGTGACATTGGTGGAACGGGTGAAAGCAATATCGATGGTGCGATTGCTTCTATCAGACAAGGCACGATTGAAATTAGTGAAAATGTGCAAATTAACACAGAGAGCATTACCACTAATACAACCAATATCGCGACCAATACGACAAATATTGCTACGAATACCAGCAATATCACGACCAATACTACGAATATCGAAACCAATACGGATAAGCTAGATGCTGGACTCAATTTTGGCGCAGACAGTGGTGCCAATATCAACAAACCAATTGGCGATGAGAGTGTCCTCAGTTTCACTGGTGGCAATAACATTACTACCACTGCAGATGGCAGTAGTATTAAGTTTGATCTAAACGGTAATATCAGCGTTGATAGTGTCACAGTTGGGACAACGGTTATTAATAGTGAGGGCATCAGTATGCAAGATGGGCCAAGTATGACGTCTCAAGGTCTATATGCTGGTAACCAACGTATGACTGGTGTCGCCGATGGGGTCGAAGCAACAGACGCCGTCAATTATAGTCAGCTTAGCGCGCTTGATAGTCGACTCAATAACAATATGAGCGATCTTGGCTACAAAATTGACGAAGTAGAAGACGATGCAAATGCAGGTATCTCAGCTGCGATGGCAATGTCGGCAA includes the following:
- a CDS encoding Spy/CpxP family protein refolding chaperone, which translates into the protein MKKLLLGSVLAASSIFTVTACTSVNATTDTTPTAQMQKNHKDGMKKSEMRGPMSKLDLTATQQAQIKAIMQNKRGDRTADRAEHQAERAQMDQQIQALTNASTLNTTALNRLADQRAAKEKQRFIERVQTQHAIAQVLTAEQRAKMEQMKSERQEKGRKHSKDRKGHDKQHQGM
- a CDS encoding response regulator transcription factor, whose amino-acid sequence is MPNILIGDDDEELTQLLQEYLDNHGIRCDCVHDGAAVIQRLKAVAHEDTVYDLLVLDIMMPKLDGLSVLRQLPNIIDIPVIMLTAKGEEIDRIIGLELGADDYITKPCNPRELLARINAVIKRTNTTASEHTPLPESRLHLDQNQRACQIDGVTLQVTGTEFDLLVALLKQKGEVVSKAWLSENVLQRELQPFDRSLDVHVSRLRKKLQPFHDEPIKAVRGKGYQLVL
- a CDS encoding sensor histidine kinase translates to MKASEQTFKKAPKFKVRVTLFWRLFLSLLLTILITSVLSIVVERWLAEKELTSRMDVQIDSLLIKREEMVASLRTGNVESVRQMYRQDRQLMNQIRVYDEQGAIIFPRYRDKDGRQGQLQNGRQTMDRAIQPLQQIPSRPPRVDNNAYGVEGRNADNRLREHDNEIPKEEPSFWQEFLKPRTASSAAVADIDTRPELADMSVELPDGQSIIIQLRPHLRFSDVVEIQHGNFPIRLLLIVIFSVLVCIWLSRTLTQRIGRVQNTVHRMIDGNYQANPELSKMGDDELGLLAKDVAHLSTRLIDSELARKQMLSDISHELRSPLARLDVATELTRDFAPNANRYLDRIDKESTRMNELIEQIIHIQSLQMQQYTVDNLESEAVDISDIISNIGEDVCFEFQHKDVHWQWQPPEASALDDLEGFWTVQGNAEQLYSALENVIRNAFMHTAAGSTVIAEIKAIQMDNKAPAVQINITDEGGGVAEKDLERIFHPFVRLDTARHRDTGGYGLGLAIVHAVVMAHKGYINAHNRQDGIQGLVVQIVLPSR
- a CDS encoding YadA-like family protein codes for the protein MNRIYKVIWNEALSCFTAVGEYAKGRGKSSKTSVSSNATINTTSNLSVIHTLRLSTIALGLLAAGFSMQANALGTYFAGDDPTTRIHTNSFFHQTLTVQGGETVIGDPNTKNISVTASRRDKALTIKLDENVDLGADGSLKTGDTLVDNSGIKITAINPANSVILSSSGLNNGNNKITNVSNGAVIAGSKDAVNGSQLYRLVNIVKDNKTKYYSVDSEAIGNANNDGATGYNAMAMGGNAKATGSQTIAIGSSEFGQQTLASGEQSIAIGANVVSRGGSSIAIGGDDLNLASIYNIDGSITSTDLNSGTVNTVFNEYAGRDLLDASDPYTGNTESGGAASIAIGVKARTAGHLATAIGTHANAAATASSAFGVAASATEKGAVALGAGAQSNAQDGVALGSQSVANVAGGAVGFAPTSASVVDKAAITATNSTGLGAVSVGSSTNGTRQIVNVAAGTQNSDAVNVSQLKALDTIVAGIDFPIRSSSAQPYTTSVTGTDALAVGSNANAKGNNATAVGESAFANANATVIGEGARSSFNGFAGGQEAKAGVNSVAIGQRATNGTASRAVAIGYEAKATAQDTIALGLDARAEALGSIALGKGSRANALNSVALGQNSIGAVQSGASFLTNVAADANNGTVSVGAVASERRIVNVAGGSADTDAVNVSQLKVVTETANRGWDISAQGDSATASTVEPGDSVDFNSKNSNITVSKDTINNDVSFELNNNLDLGNNGSVEMGSSSPFGFGDTTTLDRSGLKTGNSYLSTTVDGLGVKTGNRFVNTNVSSLGVAVSTPFSKTLLSSNGLNIIGGPSVTKSGGINAGNKKIINVDNGEDPNDAVNVSQLSSSSAAARTKVLKGTNVSSVDFSIDSDTGQDVYTVNANGAKTSAGSAAVTVTAGEKDLATNTTDYAVDLSADSKASLVKADSAMQTIIAQIDGVNVKTLNKTDNKANFLTGDNIVLSAEDGGIKIATKEDVTFTSASFANSTVRLSSEGLDNGGNRIINVDDGDAPMDAVNVRQLNVVTETANRGWDISAQGNSATASTVEPGDSVDFNSKNSNITVSKTANNNDVSFELNNNLDLGNNGSVEMGSSSPFGLGNTTTLDRSGLKTGNVLSSTTVDGLGVRTGNALASTSVNGLGVFVNGPLGIPRTVLTMDGLTIIGGPSVTRSGGINAGNRRVVNVDNGEDPNDAVNVSQLNSASAAAKTEVAAGTNIAGVVKSTGGNGQDVYTVNADGVTASAGSAAVTVTAGEKDDTTNTTDYAIDLSADSKASLVKADSAMQTIVAQIDGVDVKTLNQTDNTANFLTGDNIVLTAEDGGIKVATAEDVTFTSASFADSTVRVSGEGLDNGGNRIVNVDDGQGDTDAVNVRQLNATNNTVDLGLNFTGDDTTVVVNRKLGQTLTLQGGATELTENNIGVIADEEGNLNVRLAEDVMLGKNGSVRMESTVLNNAGVTITDGPNQTITLSNEGLDNGNNRIIKVDKGIAPTDAVNFAQLTMTNDEIAKGIKIGDGNSANDQQFSLGDTINVTGDNNLTTVASATGVQVKLNNQLDLGDDGSIQIGNSIMSDAGFTFVGNGVNRMVSQVSLSSRGLDNGGNTIRNVGEGVLNTDAVNVGQLKDVAIALDQGWGITAQGDIATMVKQGDAVDLSSKDGNIKVSRKSVSDVAAFDSSPSLQAVAIPTNANDISFDLNPDITLNSVTTGGTVMNDNGLTIAGGPSITKSGIDAANTKITNVQNGEVSATSQDAINGGQLYAQGTGISSIIGGDTVYNAEDGTFINSDIGGTGESNIDGAIASIRQGTIEISENVQINTESITTNTTNIATNTTNIATNTSNITTNTTNIETNTDKLDAGLNFGADSGANINKPIGDESVLSFTGGNNITTTADGSSIKFDLNGNISVDSVTVGTTVINSEGISMQDGPSMTSQGLYAGNQRMTGVADGVEATDAVNYSQLSALDSRLNNNMSDLGYKIDEVEDDANAGISAAMAMSAMPQAYIAGKSLIGGGVGTYNGESAVAIGFSKLSNDGRWVIKVNGTADTQGNVGGAVGAGFHFD